Part of the Nitrosophilus alvini genome, AAGCCGAAGACGGCTGGTCCAATATTCATTCGATGAATGAGCTTGTTAAAACCATTCTTTATACGGAAGAATTTTTGACTGTTGCTGCGGTAAGAGGCAATGCAGGGGCAGGGGGAGTCTTTTTGGCTTTGGCTTGTGACTTTGTTATAGCAAGAGAGGGTGTTGTTTTAAATCCCCACTACAAAACGATGGGATTGTACGGCAGCGAATATTGGACATATACGCTACCAAAAAGAGTAGGAGAGAATACGGCTTTAAGGCTGACTGAAGAGTGTCTGCCGGTGAGTGCTTCAAAGGCTTGTAAGCTTGGCCTTGTGGATAAAGTTTTTGATGAAGATTTCTTGAAATTTCATAATGAGCTTGAAAAATTCTGCTGCAAATTGGCGGATTCAGATGAATTTTACAATATATTGGATGAAAAAATCGAAAAACTTGAACTCCAGGAATCCATTAAACCTTTGCAGACATACAGAGATATGGAACTTGAGAAGATGAGACCCAGTTTTTTTGACGAAACAAGCGAATTTCACAAACTAAGGCACGACTTTGTTTATAAAGTATGTCCAATTAGCACGCCAAACAGAATAGCGTTTCACAGGAAAAAATTATGCATGAATACAGTATAGTCCAGTCTCTTTTAGATCTGGTAGAAGAAAATGCAAGAAAACATGAGGCTAAAAAAATAAAAAAAATAGTCGTAAAGATAGGCAGACTCAGCGGTGTAGAGCCTCATCTGCTGGAAATTGCGTTCAATACGTTTAAAGAAGGAACCATATGCGAAGAAGCTGATTTTGTTATGAATATTCAAGAACTCAAAGTCCGCTGCAAAAAGTGTGATGTCGTCAGCGAGATAGAGTCTAAAGATCTGTTATACGAATGCCCCTCTTGCAGTTCATGCGAACTAGAAGTTCTCGACGGAGAAGATATGTACCTGATGAGTCTTGAGATGGAGTAAAATGCAGAGCGTTTTACTCTGTTTTTTATTATTTAAGCTCTCTGTTTTTGCTGCAACCGCATGGAGTTTTGTTTTCCACTTTTTTTGCTTTGCAGTTGCATTTTTCAAGACCTTTTTCCTTGCAGTCGCATTTTGATGCTTTGATCTCTTTCATAGAACAACATTTTGTACTGTTACAGTTTCCTCCAGGACAAGCTATTGCGGCAGTAGCGGCAAAAGCAGTACCTATCAATGCTGTTATTATAAGATTTCTGAATTTTTTCATTTTTTCCCTTTTTTGAAATTTTTTACTATTTTATATAAAGTTTTTTAAATAGTCATCATAACTGTTATTTAACAAATTAATATAATAAAATTTTATATTATTTTATTTATGATTTTCATAAGGACTGATTATGAAAAAAGCTTATGAAAGCATTGTTGCAAAATGATAAATACAAAGTAATAAAATTTATTAAATTTGATGTATAATGATTTAGAGAAGACAAAAAAAGGAGGCTGATATGAATTTCGAAAAAAATGCACAGGTTGGAAACGAGTTTCTAAAAGAGGTGGCAATTGAACTTGGTCATCCTGGAGATATCAACAGAGGCGGAAGAGTTTTAAGGTCGGTTTTGAGAGTACTTAGAAGAAAAATATCGCCTGATGAGTATCTGGATCTCATATCGCAGCTTCCTATGTGTATAAAAGCTGTTGCTGTAGATGGGTGGAAGTTGACCGAATTTCCTGACAAATCCATAAAAAATGTAGACGATTTTATAAAGGCCATTACAGAAGAAGACAAGAGATCGGCCGATAATGACTTTGGTGATGAAAATCAGGCGAAAGAGGCTGTAAAAGCAGTTTTCAGAGTAATAAAAAAGCATGTATCCGAAGGTGAAATAAAAGACCTTGAAGCTGAATTGCCAAAAGTGATAAAAGAGTTTATAGAGGAGGCTTAAGCCTCCTTCCATTTGACTGGGTCAAGTCTGTAGAATTCTTTTAAAAGAGTATAGAGTTCTGGTAATTCTTTTTTCATTTTTTCAGGTTTTTCAAAAAAATTTTCCGTTGCTACAGCAAAAAACTCTGCCGGACTGGTTATGGCATATGAATCCAAAAAAGAGCCTCTATAATCTGCGTATATCTCTTCTATTTTTTTGAACTCTTTTGACATTATACGTCTCCATCTGCCGTAAAGCGAAAAAGGCAACAGTGGAGTGCCGTCCGCAAAGCCGTCGGCCATGTCAAGCTGATGTGCAAATTCGTGCAGCCCTACATTTTTGCCATCGTTTGGATTTATATCTCCATCTGTTAGGTCTTTATATGAAATTACGACCTGTCCGCTCTGCCATGCTTCTCCCAGCAGAGCGCTCTCTTCTTCGCTTATCACCCATCCGTTTATGATTTTCTCTTTTTTGACAAAAGCTTCCGGGTAGAGTATTACGGTTTTTACATCTTTATACATACATCTGTCGATTCCTGCTGTTAAAAGACAGGCATTAGCTGCAACCAAAACTTTTTTCATATCATCTATTACTATTCCTTTTACTCCTATAAATTCCTTCTCTTTGATAAAAACCATTATGCATGCATGGAGATTTCTTTTTATATCCGGCGGAAGTCTTTTATAAATAGGGAATCGCTGTCTCAAAAAGGACCGGTATTTTTGCGGAAAGGGTTTGAATTTACATAGTTGGTATCTAAAATCGGTTGTTATAAAGATGTAAAACCTATAAATGAGATATATGAAAATCAGTGAGAGAAAAATTATGAAAAGAGATTGGTAAAAATTCATTATTGAATCCTCTAAATAAGTATAGTAGCAAATATTAACAAAATGTTAATTTATTATAGAATTGCTTTTAAAAAATCTATAATTTTTCAAAAATTAGGAGAGGACTATGAGATATATCGCTCTTTATAACAAAAGTTTTTCGAAAAGATTCTACAAAATCATTAGAGAGCTTTTTGAAAGTTTCGTCAGAAGTTTTGAGTAGACAATGGTGGAGCGTACCGGGATCGAACCGGTGACCTCCACGCTGCCAGCGTGGCGCTCTCCCAGCTGAGCTAACGCCCCTTTTAAAGCGGTGTAATTATAGCAAAAAATTCAAACTATGCCAAATTCTACCAGAAGAGTAAAAATCCAGACAAGCGATGTCATGACAAGGCTTATAAGTACAGCTGCTGCTCCTGCGTCTTTAGCGAATTTGGCTAGGGTATTTTTTTCGGGAGAGGCCAGGTCTACCACTCTTTCTATAGCGCTGTTGAGTATCTCTACAAGAAGCGGAAAGAAAAGAGATACCTGAAGCAGAGCTTTTGATGTAAATCCCACAGGTAAAAACCATAGTCCAACGCTCATAATTACAAACAAAAAAACCTCTATTTTAAAAGAGGTCTCATTCAAAAAGACCTCTTTTAGGCCGTCAATTGCATATTTTGCATTGGAAAAAAGAGAGTATCCCGGTTTGAAAAGCATCTTTTACACCTGTAGGAAATACTGTTTTGCATCCTCTTTGGAAGGAAGAGGACGGGCAGTTATCTTCTCATCTCCAACAAGCACTTCATGCTCTTTACTTTTATCAGCTTTTGAATATGTGAGTGCCAAAGATGCGGCCAACTCTCTATCTTTTTTGCCGGCACTTTTTGAAAGAAGGGACAAGGGACCTACGATTCCGGGAAGTGAAATCTTAACAAATTTTGGATTTTCAATTGCCGCAATTTTTTCATTCTCTTCTTTGTTTCTGGCAATAACGAGCTTTGCTCCATCCGGAAGTCTGAAATGTCTGCCTACTTTGAGAATGGGAATATCTTCAACCTCAAATGTATCGTATTTTATAAAATCTCTGATCTTTTCACTGAAATACTCATCTGTCAACAGGCATCCGCCGGATGGCGAAGGATAATCTTCAATACCCCATTTTTTGGCAAGTTCCATTTGTCTTTCTCTGCTTCTTCCGCTGATATCGAGCAGTTTTTCTCTATCAACCCATCCCTCTGTTTCAGGAATGGTTGGGGGAAGAAGTTTCGCACTGAGCGGCCTTAATATCAATCCGTCAGCATCGCTGAACTCGCTTACTATTTTTAAAGCATCCATTCTCTGGCTCATCGGTCTTTGACCGAGAACCTCACCGCTGATGATAAATTTTGCATCAAGTTTTTCAAGAAGCGCTTTTGCCACTCTTACCATATGTGCATGGCAGTCGATGCAGGGATTGAAGTTTTTTCCGTATCCGTATTTGGGATCAAAAAGTACTTTTTGTATATATTCATCTCTTACATCAACTATTTCGAGTTTTGCTCCGATTTTATCTGTTAGTTTTCTAAGGTTTTCCTGCTTTTCATAGGCATCTTTCGCACCTCCGAATCCTGTTTCAAAATGAAGAGCGATCACTTCGATGCCTTGTTCTATGATAAGTTTCATAGCCAAAAGGCTGTCAAGTCCCCCGCTAAATAGTGCCAAAGCTCTCATATGTTACAAGTTCTCCTTTTTTTAGTTTTTCGATTATTTCTCTATATTTTCTTATTTTGAATGTCTTTTCTTTGAAATCTATATTTTTATCTTTTGCAAGTTTTTTAAGTTTCTGCGAGTAGTATTTTATCAAAAAAATTAATAGTTCCGATCTTAGCTCCTCTTCGCTGAAAGTTTTGAGGTCTTCATCGAGTAGAACTCCCAAAAGTTTAGGATGATCGGTTTTTCCCTCTTTAAGGAGTCTGAATTCGTTTTTGTGATATATGAAGTGCTCTTCGTCTATATAGTCTAAAACCGTGTCTATCAAAGAGGATTCGTTTAAAAGCGTTTTTATAATGCTAAGTTCTTTTGTATCTTTTGTCTGTAGATAGTCTGATTTTGAATATTTTGTATTGACTGATATCGCTTTTTTGACTTTTGCCGTAGAGATACCAAGTTTTGAGGCAATAGGTTCCAAAAAGCGGATATCTTCTCTATAAAGAGCCGAAACGGATTTTAGCACTTTTATGCATTCGTTAAACGCTTTCTCTTTCTCTACCGGATTTTCTATATCAAACATGGTAACCGTCTTTTCTATAACGAAATCGTAAAAAGGTTCTGTTTTATGAAAAATCTTGTTCAGTTCCTCTATTTTGGATTCGTTTACCATATCTGCTGGATCTTTCCCCTCGCCAAAAAGTACGATTCCTCCTTCTATACCGGAAGATATAAGCAGCTTTGCCGCTTTGATGGCTGCATTTACTCCGGCTTTGTCTCCGTCATATGCAAGAATTACTTTGGGTTCTCCTCTTCTTAGGATAGGAAGATGCTGCGGCGTCAGGGCTGTGCCAAGAGTAGCAACCGCTGTATCAAAACCGGCCTGATGAAGCATAATGACGTCAAGATAACCTTCCGTAACGATAATCTCTTTTTTTCTGTATATATGCTCTTTTGCAATGTGATATCCATATAGGAGATTTGATTTGTTAAAAAGCTTAGTCTGCGGCGAGTTTATATATTTTGCAGGATGACCCGTTATGGTTCTGCCTCCAAATCCGACAAGTCGTCCGCTATGCGAATATATGGGGAAGGTGATTCTCTCTATAAGCCTTGCATATACACGTTTTGAGTCAGTTCCCAAAATCCCGGTTTCCACCGCATCTTTTACGGAAAGAAAATTGGACTTTATGAAGTTTATAGTCTTTTCTGAAGATGGCGCGTAACCCAACTCAAACTTCTCTATACTTGACTCAAAAACACCTCTTTCTTTGAGATACTTCATAGCATCGGGTGTGGAGTCTAGCATCTTTTTATAAAATTTGTTCACCTTTTCGAGTATTTTATGAAGGTCATGCCCCTTTTTTTCGTTTGTGTAGTTTAGATGTATATTGTACATGGAGGCAAGTTTCTCTATCGCCTCGGGATAGGGGAGTTTTTCGTACTCCATTACGAACTTTATCGCATCTCCTCCGGCTCCGCAGCCGAAACAGTGATATATCTGTTTTGAAGGGCTTACTACAAGGCTGGGAGTATCCTCGTTATGAAAAGGACAGAGTGCCTTGAAATTTGCACCGCTTTTTTTAAGCTCTATATAATTCCCTACAACATCGACAATATCAAGTCTGTTTTTAAGTTGTTCTATTGAATCTCTCTCTATCATATATTCATTATATCATAATGGCCTCTTTTTGTCTTTATCCATTTGTCCCTTTATAGTATAATTAAATCAAAAATTAGCAGGGAAGACTTTGGATAACTTTTTGCTTGAGTACAGAGACCCGCTTTTCGGAATCATCATTTTTTTTTCACTTATATTCATTATCTCTTTTTTTAGCTATTGGTGGGGAATAATGAAATCAAAAGAGGAGGAGAGTGAGCTAGGCAGATTTCTTTCAAAGTTTGAAGGTAATGCTGACAAAGAGCTATGGAGCCCGGAAAATCTGGACGATACAAAAAAAGCGCTTCTGTTGCTCGCATCCTCTTTTGAAAAGAGCGGCGATTTTGAAAAAGCTATAGCCATTTATCTGGGAATTCTTGAAAAAACTGTGAATAAAAGTGAAAAACATGATGTTTTAAGACTTCTTGGAAGAGTCTATTTCAAAGCGGGATTCCTGCAAAGATGTAAAGATATTTTTATCGAAATTCTCAAATTTTTCCCAAGAGACCCATGGTCTCTCAGATATCTTATGGTTACATACGAAAGGCTCAGAGACTACAGAAAGGCTCTTGAGATAACAGAATCTCTAGAAGAGCTCGAAGATGTAAAAGAAGAAAGAGGCTATCTTTTGGCCAGAAACATTATCGAAGAGTCCTCTTTGTCCGATACGGAGAAGATAAGAAGACTTCTTGCTCTTTATGCAGATTTTCCAGGCCATACGAGGCTGATTTTCGAATTTATATTCAAAACCAGACCAAATGAAGGTTGGAAGGCGCTAAAAGAGGAGCATTATCCGATTATATGCGATATTTTATGGAACTTGCCTTATCATAGTGTAGATTTCGGAAGAGTAGAAAAAAACAGATATTTAAAGGAGCTTTATAGTGCAAAAGGTTATGGAAACTATGCTGATGGAAGTACTGTTTTTGAGTTTGATGTTTTGATAAACCTTAACAAAGAAGAATACGGTAGAGCCGGTCTGGAATTTGAATATATATGCCGTGAGTGCAAACAGATATTTCCTCTTCCTTTCAACAGATGTCCGAACTGTATGAAAACAGGCAGTGCTGAACCAGAAATGCTCATATCAGAGGTTATAAATGAAAAAGATATATCTATATAGTGACGGCTCCTCATTAGGCAATCCGGGACCTGGAGGTTTTTGTACCATTATAAGATACAAGAAGCATGAAAAGATAATAAAAGGCGCAGAGCCGCATACCACAAACAACAGAATGGAACTAAGAGCCGTCATAGAAGGCCTAAAAGCATTGAAAGAGCCCTGTGAGGTTGTTATCTATTCTGATTCGAACTATGTTGTCAAAGCGATAAACGAATGGCTGCCGGGCTGGATAAAGAAAGATTTTAAAAATGTAAAAAATGTGGATCTTTGGAAAGAGTATCTTGAAATAAGCAAGCCTCACAAAATAAAAGCCATATGGGTCAAAGGGCATAGCGGGCACAGCGAAAACGAATTATGTGATAAAATAGCAAAAGAGGAAGCGAACAGGATCAAATCGGAGATATGAGTGTGGGTGTGGAACCAATCACCAATCACATTCACGAATCACGAATCACGAACAACGAGAGTTGGAAAATTAGAGAGTTAGAGTATGATTGTTTGCTAACTTTCTGACTTTCTCACTCTCCAAAAAGAGGAGAGAAAATGAAAAAAAGGATAGAAGAGCTGGAAAAGATTTTAAACTATCACTTCAAAAACCAGAATCTCATCATAGAAGCACTTACGCATAAAAGCTACAAAAAACCTTATAATAATGAAAGACTGGAGTTTTTGGGAGATGCTGTTTTGGATCTTGTGATAGGAGAATATCTGTTTAAAAAATTTCCAAAGGCAAACGAGGGAGAGCTCTCCAAAATGAGAGCGTCACTGGTAAACGAAGAGGGTTTTGCCAAGCTCGCAAAAAAGATAAATCTGGGAGACTATATTTTTATATCTGTTGCCGAAGAGAATAACAACGGCAGAAACAAACCATCTTTGTTATCCAATGCATTTGAAGCGGTCATGGGTGCTGTATATCTTGAAAGCGGTCTTGAAGAGGTAAAAAAAATAGCCTTGAGACTTCTTGAAGAGGTCTATCCGAGGATCGACCTTACCACTCTTTTTAAAGACTATAAAACCACACTGCAAGAACTTACCCAGGCGCATTATGGCGTGACTCCGGAGTACAGGCTGCTCTACTCATCCGGGCCGGATCATAGAAAAGAGTTTGAAGTAGCTGTTTTTTTAAATGGAGAAAAGCTGGCAAGCGCCAAAGGCAAAAGCAAAAAAGCCGCACAGCAGGAAGCCGCGAAGATTGCGCTTGATATTTTGAGAAAAAGGGAAAAAGTTGAATAGTTTTGGAAAAAGATTTGTTTTTACCACTTTCGGAGAGTCACACGGAAAAGCTATCGGCTGTGTAATAGACGGTGTTCCTGCTGGACTCGAAATAGACGAAGAGTTCATACAAAAAGAGCTTGATAAAAGAAAGCCGGGACAGAATGTTTTTTCAACGGCAAGAAAAGAGGCTGATAAAGTTGAGATTCTAAGTGGGGTTTTCGAAGGCAAAAGTACAGGTACTCCCATAGCGATGGTTATATATAACAAAGATCAGAAAAGCCGGGACTACAGTAATATAAAAGATATTTTCAGACCAGGGCATGCCGATTTTACATATTGGTACAAATACGGGATAAGAGACTATCGCGGCGGAGGAAGAAGCAGTGCCAGAGAGACTGCCGCAAGAGTTGCCGCAGGTGCTGTTGCTAAGCTGATGTTAAAAGAGCTAGGTATCGAAGTAGAGGGCGGTGTATGTGAAATTGCCGGGATAATATCACGAAAAAAGGATTTTGAGTATGCGAAAAAAAGTGAAATTTTTGCGCTCGATCCAGATGTAGAGGAGGCTCAAAAAGAGGCTGTTTTGGAAGCTAAAAATGAACATGACTCTGTGGGCGGAGCCGTTTGTATAAGGATAAATAACGCTCCGATAGGATTGGGTGAGCCCATATACTATAAACTTGACGCTGTTCTTGCAGATGCTATGATGAGTATAAATGCAGCAAAAGCAGTAGAGATAGGACGAGGTATAGAGAGCGCAAGAATCAAAGGAAGCGAGAACAACGACCAGATATCCAAAGATGGTTTTCTCTCAAATAACGCAGGTGGAATTTTAGGCGGAATAAGTAACGGGGATACGATAGAATTAAAAGTCTATTTCAAGCCCACTCCTTCAATTTTTAAACCTCAAAAAACGATCGATATTTACGGCAAAGAGGTGATATGCGAACTCAAAGGCAGACATGATCCGTGTGTGGCTATAAGAGGTGTTGCCGTTGCGGAGGCTATGGCGGCTCTGGTTATTGCGGATATGCTGCTTCTTAATATGGGCAGAAGAATGGATGGGATCAGGAAGTACTATTCGTGATTCGTGACTCGTAATTCGTGAATGGTGAATGTGATTGGTGATTGGTTCCACACTCACACTCACACCCACACCAACACTCACACTCACACCCACACCAACACTCACACTCACACTCAAACTACCACACCCCAATATTTGTAAATATTATGCAAATTTATATCATTTCTTATCTAAAACTCAGAAACATTTGGCAATAATAATCTCTACATAAAAAAATTTTTTGTTAAACACTGGAGGCTGTAATGCTTGAGAGCATAGATCTGTTCCTGGATAATTTTTTGTCTTATTTTATAGAGTTTGTGGAAATTATTCTTTTTCTTGCTGTTTTTGGATTGGCAAATCTTTTCATATATGATAGATACGTACAGAGAAAACATCAGTTACTTATAAACTATCCTGTAATAGGAAGATTCAGATATCTTTTTGAAGCCTTGCGAGAACCTCTGAGACAATATTTTGCTGAAGAGAAGTTCTACGAGTCAAGGGATAAGGTAGAGTGGGTATACAAAGCCGCGAAAAATCTGCCAAATTTTATGTCCTTTTCTGTTTCTCAGCCCTTTTCTGGCTCAAGGTTTATCATCAAACACTCTCCGCAGGTATTAAATGACAGTGAGGTAGATAACGATTTTAGCGTTGTTTTTGGGAAAAATCGTCCCATTCCGTTTAGATCGAAAAGTCCGATTATCCGTTCTGCAATGAGTGACGGTGCGCTCAGCCCGGAAGCCGTACGTGCTTTTACGCTTGGGGCAACACTTTCCAATTTTACTATAAATACTGGAGAAGGAGGGCTTACTTCCAACTATTTTTTTACCCACAGGCCCGATTTGAAAAATGCCGGATATCTTGAGATAGTAAAAAGTACGCCTTTTGCGCAGCTTGCTTTTAAGCTTGTAACTTTTTTCTTCAACCGTTCTCTTGCTGTAAAGGTATATAGAAAACTTCTACTTCATAAAAAGACGGAGAATACCTATATTTATGATCCCGTTTCTCACTCTCTTTTTCGTGTAAACTGGAGTGCTCCCATTGAAGAGTTTCCAAAAGAGGTTCCGGCCGATATGCCTGATCTTATACTTCAAATCGGCTCGGGTCTTTACGGAGTAAGAGATAAAGAGGGGAATTTTGACGAAAAAAGATATGAAAAAGCGATGCGTTTTTGCAGAATGACCGAGATAAAGATAGCACAGGGGGCTAAACAGACTGGCGGAAAGCTTGTCGGCTCAAAAG contains:
- the hypA gene encoding hydrogenase maturation nickel metallochaperone HypA, whose amino-acid sequence is MHEYSIVQSLLDLVEENARKHEAKKIKKIVVKIGRLSGVEPHLLEIAFNTFKEGTICEEADFVMNIQELKVRCKKCDVVSEIESKDLLYECPSCSSCELEVLDGEDMYLMSLEME
- a CDS encoding DUF2267 domain-containing protein; this translates as MNFEKNAQVGNEFLKEVAIELGHPGDINRGGRVLRSVLRVLRRKISPDEYLDLISQLPMCIKAVAVDGWKLTEFPDKSIKNVDDFIKAITEEDKRSADNDFGDENQAKEAVKAVFRVIKKHVSEGEIKDLEAELPKVIKEFIEEA
- a CDS encoding zinc-dependent peptidase, encoding MNFYQSLFIIFLSLIFIYLIYRFYIFITTDFRYQLCKFKPFPQKYRSFLRQRFPIYKRLPPDIKRNLHACIMVFIKEKEFIGVKGIVIDDMKKVLVAANACLLTAGIDRCMYKDVKTVILYPEAFVKKEKIINGWVISEEESALLGEAWQSGQVVISYKDLTDGDINPNDGKNVGLHEFAHQLDMADGFADGTPLLPFSLYGRWRRIMSKEFKKIEEIYADYRGSFLDSYAITSPAEFFAVATENFFEKPEKMKKELPELYTLLKEFYRLDPVKWKEA
- a CDS encoding diacylglycerol kinase, which produces MLFKPGYSLFSNAKYAIDGLKEVFLNETSFKIEVFLFVIMSVGLWFLPVGFTSKALLQVSLFFPLLVEILNSAIERVVDLASPEKNTLAKFAKDAGAAAVLISLVMTSLVWIFTLLVEFGIV
- a CDS encoding 7-cyano-7-deazaguanine synthase; this translates as MRALALFSGGLDSLLAMKLIIEQGIEVIALHFETGFGGAKDAYEKQENLRKLTDKIGAKLEIVDVRDEYIQKVLFDPKYGYGKNFNPCIDCHAHMVRVAKALLEKLDAKFIISGEVLGQRPMSQRMDALKIVSEFSDADGLILRPLSAKLLPPTIPETEGWVDREKLLDISGRSRERQMELAKKWGIEDYPSPSGGCLLTDEYFSEKIRDFIKYDTFEVEDIPILKVGRHFRLPDGAKLVIARNKEENEKIAAIENPKFVKISLPGIVGPLSLLSKSAGKKDRELAASLALTYSKADKSKEHEVLVGDEKITARPLPSKEDAKQYFLQV
- the dnaG gene encoding DNA primase, whose amino-acid sequence is MIERDSIEQLKNRLDIVDVVGNYIELKKSGANFKALCPFHNEDTPSLVVSPSKQIYHCFGCGAGGDAIKFVMEYEKLPYPEAIEKLASMYNIHLNYTNEKKGHDLHKILEKVNKFYKKMLDSTPDAMKYLKERGVFESSIEKFELGYAPSSEKTINFIKSNFLSVKDAVETGILGTDSKRVYARLIERITFPIYSHSGRLVGFGGRTITGHPAKYINSPQTKLFNKSNLLYGYHIAKEHIYRKKEIIVTEGYLDVIMLHQAGFDTAVATLGTALTPQHLPILRRGEPKVILAYDGDKAGVNAAIKAAKLLISSGIEGGIVLFGEGKDPADMVNESKIEELNKIFHKTEPFYDFVIEKTVTMFDIENPVEKEKAFNECIKVLKSVSALYREDIRFLEPIASKLGISTAKVKKAISVNTKYSKSDYLQTKDTKELSIIKTLLNESSLIDTVLDYIDEEHFIYHKNEFRLLKEGKTDHPKLLGVLLDEDLKTFSEEELRSELLIFLIKYYSQKLKKLAKDKNIDFKEKTFKIRKYREIIEKLKKGELVTYESFGTI
- a CDS encoding tetratricopeptide repeat protein, whose protein sequence is MDNFLLEYRDPLFGIIIFFSLIFIISFFSYWWGIMKSKEEESELGRFLSKFEGNADKELWSPENLDDTKKALLLLASSFEKSGDFEKAIAIYLGILEKTVNKSEKHDVLRLLGRVYFKAGFLQRCKDIFIEILKFFPRDPWSLRYLMVTYERLRDYRKALEITESLEELEDVKEERGYLLARNIIEESSLSDTEKIRRLLALYADFPGHTRLIFEFIFKTRPNEGWKALKEEHYPIICDILWNLPYHSVDFGRVEKNRYLKELYSAKGYGNYADGSTVFEFDVLINLNKEEYGRAGLEFEYICRECKQIFPLPFNRCPNCMKTGSAEPEMLISEVINEKDISI
- the rnhA gene encoding ribonuclease HI, with amino-acid sequence MKKIYLYSDGSSLGNPGPGGFCTIIRYKKHEKIIKGAEPHTTNNRMELRAVIEGLKALKEPCEVVIYSDSNYVVKAINEWLPGWIKKDFKNVKNVDLWKEYLEISKPHKIKAIWVKGHSGHSENELCDKIAKEEANRIKSEI
- the rnc gene encoding ribonuclease III, with the protein product MKKRIEELEKILNYHFKNQNLIIEALTHKSYKKPYNNERLEFLGDAVLDLVIGEYLFKKFPKANEGELSKMRASLVNEEGFAKLAKKINLGDYIFISVAEENNNGRNKPSLLSNAFEAVMGAVYLESGLEEVKKIALRLLEEVYPRIDLTTLFKDYKTTLQELTQAHYGVTPEYRLLYSSGPDHRKEFEVAVFLNGEKLASAKGKSKKAAQQEAAKIALDILRKREKVE
- the aroC gene encoding chorismate synthase codes for the protein MNSFGKRFVFTTFGESHGKAIGCVIDGVPAGLEIDEEFIQKELDKRKPGQNVFSTARKEADKVEILSGVFEGKSTGTPIAMVIYNKDQKSRDYSNIKDIFRPGHADFTYWYKYGIRDYRGGGRSSARETAARVAAGAVAKLMLKELGIEVEGGVCEIAGIISRKKDFEYAKKSEIFALDPDVEEAQKEAVLEAKNEHDSVGGAVCIRINNAPIGLGEPIYYKLDAVLADAMMSINAAKAVEIGRGIESARIKGSENNDQISKDGFLSNNAGGILGGISNGDTIELKVYFKPTPSIFKPQKTIDIYGKEVICELKGRHDPCVAIRGVAVAEAMAALVIADMLLLNMGRRMDGIRKYYS
- a CDS encoding FMN-binding glutamate synthase family protein; amino-acid sequence: MLESIDLFLDNFLSYFIEFVEIILFLAVFGLANLFIYDRYVQRKHQLLINYPVIGRFRYLFEALREPLRQYFAEEKFYESRDKVEWVYKAAKNLPNFMSFSVSQPFSGSRFIIKHSPQVLNDSEVDNDFSVVFGKNRPIPFRSKSPIIRSAMSDGALSPEAVRAFTLGATLSNFTINTGEGGLTSNYFFTHRPDLKNAGYLEIVKSTPFAQLAFKLVTFFFNRSLAVKVYRKLLLHKKTENTYIYDPVSHSLFRVNWSAPIEEFPKEVPADMPDLILQIGSGLYGVRDKEGNFDEKRYEKAMRFCRMTEIKIAQGAKQTGGKLVGSKVTADIAYYRGVEEGKDLISPNRFPYAKTTEELLDFVGKLQDISKKPVGIKIVISDAKSVEDLVYTMHKRKEEGKAIVDFITVDSGDGGSATAPLELMESVGLTTPNALYVLDTILRRYNLREDVSIIVSGKILTPDDVVIALSLGADAVGIARGFMMSGGCIRARKCAGTDSHVCPVGMATQDPKRRASYLVVRKGKEIANYHTNLLKGIKTLLAVMGVKHIKELDKKHLTYKNRLGEIYFDVDNYFHQKLHI